One Entelurus aequoreus isolate RoL-2023_Sb linkage group LG09, RoL_Eaeq_v1.1, whole genome shotgun sequence genomic window carries:
- the sf3b5 gene encoding splicing factor 3B subunit 5, with protein sequence MSEHFLVRTATPEVVATRPGKEQEQKVASLDFSCTNILAKTCLGQITKMTDRYNIHSQLEHLQSKYIGTGHADTSKWEWLVNQHRDSYCSYMGHFDLLNYFSVAENESKARVRFNLMEKMLQPCGPPLDKPDDS encoded by the exons ATGTCGGAACATTTCTTGGTCCGGACGGCCACACCGGAAGTAGTCGCCACGCGGCCTGGTAAGGAACAAGAGCAGAAAGTTGCGTCTTTGGACTTTTCCTGCACGAATATTCTTGCTAAGACTTGTCTCGGACAAATAACAAA AATGACGGACAGGTACAACATCCACAGCCAGCTGGAGCACCTGCAGTCCAAGTACATCGGCACGGGCCACGCAGACACCAGCAAGTGGGAGTGGCTAGTGAACCAGCACCGGGACTCTTACTGCTCCTACATGGGACACTTTGACCTGCTCAACTACTTCTCTGTGGCCGAGAACGAGAGCAAGGCTCGTGTCCGCTTCAACCTCATGGAGAAGATGCTGCAGCCCTGCGGACCTCCTCTGGACAAGCCTGACGACTCCTGA